Proteins from a genomic interval of Dermacentor variabilis isolate Ectoservices chromosome 8, ASM5094787v1, whole genome shotgun sequence:
- the LOC142590544 gene encoding monocarboxylate transporter 3-like has translation MVCVGRLKDDPLFGVDSRWSWITAFFCAWVLFLGMATPRIAGIFFYGIVETFGVTRAEASWPVSLAGTFTVMGGPIVGYLCQRFSCRAVLLVCSSLAGIGASLCFLAKRLLFITISFGFVHGGALCGLFVACNVLVAQHFEKRRATATSLMFTVFGFNSVVISPLLEFFRTTYGVRGAFLLYGAILFNAVPAVIVLRSPPWLPKKNVVRVRQCEEEDEGNVSCALIESANADADLSRGTYKENESQRSNQTLNCDQLSPFSAKSKNGLSYIEPSSRKNSVKLMEGKKSLLDFNLPRTARQFLTLSFLVHALSYAAVVFTVGVFVLIPADLARDRGLNPSNVVYFLQAFSAADIACRSVVGVAIDSRTLSYESIMLLGFAVQGLTYEWLVWANTLPQMIGASAFVGATYGSRSCLLAPALVKDFGIGTLPVIMGGVFFCTGVSLLLRPPLIGHYRDTYGDYTGLLHSMAALNAFFVCIWTFKLVAKRRSKNAASPPPTALQQNSKSKEVSG, from the exons ATGGTGTGTGTAGGCCGGCTGAAGGATGACCCTCTATTTGGAGTCGACTCTCGGTGGAGCTGGATCACCGCCTTCTTTTGTGCGTGGGTGCTGTTCCTGGGCATGGCGACACCCCGTATAGCTGGCATCTTCTTCTACGGAATCGTCGAGACATTCGGTGTAACCAGAGCAGAGGCTTCGTGGCCCGTGTCGCTGGCGGGTACCTTCACGGTTATGGGAG GCCCGATAGTTGGCTACCTCTGCCAACGTTTTTCGTGCCGGGCCGTCCTCTTAGTGTGCTCTTCTCTGGCAGGAATTGGGGCCAGTCTGTGCTTCCTGGCGAAAAGACTGCTATTTATCACAATTTCCTTTGGATTTGTTCATG gTGGTGCGTTGTGCGGCTTGTTCGTTGCTTGCAATGTTTTGGTGGCCCAACACTTTGAGAAACGAAGAGCAACAGCCACCAGCCTAATGTTCACAGTTTTCGGCTTCAATTCCGTCGTTATTTCGCCACTGCTCGAGTTCTTCCGAACAACTTACGGTGTCCGCGGTGCTTTTCTTCTTTACGGAGCAATTCTGTTCAATGCGGTTCCAGCCGTTATTGTTCTCAGAAGCCCGCCGTGGCTGCCGAAAAAAAATGTTGTGAGAGTGCGACAATGTGAAGAAGAGGACGAAGGAAACGTGTCGTGCGCTTTGATTGAATCAGCCAATGCGGACGCAGATCTCAGCAGAGGAACGTACAAAGAAAATGAATCGCAGCGCTCAAATCAAACATTAAACTGTGATCAGTTGTCACCATTTTCTGCTAAATCCAAAAATGGCCTCTCCTATATCGAGCCGTCGTCACGCAAGAACTCCGTTAAACTGATGGAAGGCAAAAAGTCTCTGCTAGATTTTAATCTTCCTAGAACGGCGAGGCAATTCTTGACATTATCTTTTCTTGTTCACGCATTGTCTTACGCCGCCGTTGTGTTTACAGTTGGCGTCTTTGTCCTCATTCCGGCAGATCTCGCCAGGGACCGTGGCCTTAATCCTTCGAATGTTGTGTATTTCCTGCAAGCCTTCTCCGCAGCGGACATCGCCTGCAGATCGGTAGTGGGCGTCGCCATTGACTCGCGTACCTTATCATATGAATCCATCATGCTACTCGGATTCGCAGTGCAGGGACTCACTTACGAGTGGCTTGTCTGGGCGAATACACTACCGCAAATGATTGGCGCTTCCGCCTTCGTGGGCGCAACGTATGGATCAAGGTCATGCCTCCTGGCACCCGCCTTGGTCAAGGACTTCGGCATCGGCACGTTGCCGGTGATAATGGGTGGTGTGTTCTTCTGCACAGGTGTATCTCTTCTTCTTCGTCCGCCACTGATCG GGCACTACAGAGACACCTATGGTGACTACACCGGTCTGCTACATTCGATGGCGGCACTCAACGCATTCTTCGTTTGCATTTGGACGTTCAAGCTGGTTGCTAAGAGGAGATCAAAGAATGCGGCGTCACCTCCGCCTACGGCCCTACAACAAAACTCTAAAAGCAAGGAGGTCAGCGGATAA